TAGAGAATCTAGTGGACAGGGATTACGAGCCGTGCACTATGTATTTTCTCAACGAAGAGGTATTATTCGCcagagaagatattgcagaatcataCCCAGTATGGAGAATATTTTTTGATGGAGCAGTGaacttcaaaggagtaggaaTTGGGGCAGTCCTAATTTCGAAATCTGGACATCACTATCCAGCATCGGCAAAGATAAGATTcccttgtaccaataatatggctgaatacgaagaATTCATCCTTGGGATCAGAATGGATGTCGACATGAACGTCAAGGAACTTTTGGTCATAGAGGATTCTGATCTATTGATACACCAAGTCCAAGGGGAGTGGTCTACCAAAAATGTCAAGATCCTTCTGTACCTGCACTGTGTAAAAGAGTTATGCAAGAAGTTCATGAAGATTGAGTTCAAGCACGTCCCCAGAATTCAGAACGAGTTGTCAACATCCTTGCAACTTTATCTCCCATGATTCCGCATCAAAACAAGAACTACATCGACCCTATTGAGGTAGATATCAGGGATCAACGTGCTTATCGCTTCCATGTAGACGAAGAGCCAGATGGTCAACCGTGGTACAACGACATCAAGAGATTCCTTGAAACCAGAGAGTAACCGGAGAATGCTGCTAATAGTCAGAAGCAAGCCCTTAGGAGACTGGCGAATCACCTTTTTCTTAATGGGGAAGTGTAGATGCCAGACTTgggtttgttgagatgtgtagatgCCACCGAGGCGACCAGATTATTGGAAACAATACATGCAGGAACGTGCAAACCCCACATGAACGGCTTCACATTAGACAAGAAGAGCTTGAGAGCTGGATAcatttggatgactatggaagtGATAGTATCCGCTACGTACAAAAGTGTCACCAGTGCTAGATTCACGGGGATTTCATCCGGGTTCTGTCGAACGAGTTGAATGTGATGGGTTTGCCTTGGTCATTCACGACTTGGGTCATGGACGTGATTGGACCTAAAGAGCCTGCTGCATCAAATAGACATTGTTTCATCTTGGtagccatcgactacttcactaaATGAGTCGAAGCATCTAACTACAAGGCCGTCACACAGAAGGTAGTGGCGAATTTTGTCCGAAACAACATTGTATGATGATTTGGGATACATGTgtcaatcatcactgacaatACAGCTAACCTCAATAGCGACCTCATAAGAGAAATCTCTGAGAAGTTCAGAATCGTCCACCGCAactccacagcctacagaccacAAATGAACGGGGCAGTCGAGGCagctaacaagaatatcaagagaattctaCGGAAGATAGTGGACAATCATAGGCAAGGGCACGAGAAACTATCCTTTGCCTTACTGGGTTATCGGACCACCATGAGAACATCTACTGGGGCAACGCCATACATGTTAGTATAACCGAAGCTGTGATACCCGCAGAGATAGAGATACCATCTTTAAGAGTCATTCAAGAGGCTAAGTTAGATGATGCAGAGTGGATAAACCCGAGTGGctcttctttcatatcaaacattttggcttattgatgccaataatcctctttcatttcttaggtgctctcaccacataAACTGGTGGCGTGGTGGCATTATTAGAAATAGGGACACTTCCCCTAACAACTGGTTCTTTCATTCACTCCTCGCTGCCTCAAACTCAtgggttactcatatggaaaatgagacGTGATGAGGAAATTATCTCCCTACCTTGGGCTCTATCGCACGATcaggagtatcaaagaagtgagaaattcctaaatgtccaagtagcctcctcattatagatgtggtcgacaacacaacgataagaaggactctattagacacgactctgagacatcctaggacactttaaaaccttaggctctggtACCAAGTttatcacgccccaaactcggggagcgcgaccggcgctcaaccgagtgaatccggccgagcaagcctgttagatttccttctacccaaactcatccatgaataaagaggagatgtactccattaatcaaacattgaaaagaTGTCATTTACAACTCCCATTTCACTTCCATTAGAGCTTCATTCATAACTTCCAAACTATTACAagtttataaatataatgaaaaacatgtttgccaaataccaacatttctagttcaattcccaacatcatctACCACCCACAagctgtctacggagcctctaagaacAATAGAAGAATAGTATGaaagtgtcggcaacaaggccccggctatacctcaaaacacaatgtacaactcGAATGACATTAGGATCGGAATAGACTAGGGCTCACCAAAACATGCTGAATAGAGAgcgactgctaacgaggaccaaacctgcccgctgatgaaccacctgcatccattaaagatgaaGCTCCCCTAataaaagggacattagtatatatggaatagtactagtatgtaaagctaactgtcctctttcaaaatagaatttcAATGTAAGAAAagggaaacaacaatcaacaatcaatgatattcaaataccaagttaaaacataataatttccaaaatatgaagataacactgtgaagtgataatcaaaatatgatgataatattatttttttggatgGGAGATCTTTAGAACCGATATATCACTGTTCACAATATCACCTTttacaataccaatattcacaataccaataccaccgtacctttagcacggagtccgatcacgacccgatcgtctaggccatctcattagagacatcaaacacaatcactctcaataccaataccactgtacttttagcacggagtccgatcgcaacccgatcggctaggacatCTCATTAAAGACATCAActacaatcacaatttcaattacaatttctagcacaatcaccaccatgtgtgcggcatggtatccgatcacggcctgatcggctaggccgtctcaccacaatgtcgtttggatcgacatcatccttttatatcaatcaatctcatCGCAATTAAGGGAAATAATTTTATCACGTCAATCTTATcctaaataaggggaataattttatcacatcaatctcatcccaaataggGGGAATAATTTCATAATAATAACAAAtgtacaaatgtatttacctcatcatctttcacattgtatgaatctccactattattttcaaccaataacaataacaatattcctttggctcttttggccattcacaagattctttattcaaggcacggtggccgtatttgatatttcacactttcatttTTTCCTCTTATGTATCATCattataaatatcaacatatataatattccggaaatcacaactttaagttcattagaaatgaacaatttaagcacaatagatttttttccgagaaatggagtaaaataattggcaattgatgcgcaagtttaaatcatcaacaagtaacacaccatttattcttgaaatactttataATAATAACAAAtgtacaaatgtatttacctcatcatctttcacattgtatgaatctccactattattttcaaccaataacaataacaatattcctttggctcttttggccattcacaagattctttattcaaggcatggtggccgtattttatattccacaattttattttttccctctcatgtatcatcatcataaatatcaacatacataATATTCCGAAAaacacaactttaagttcattagaaatgaacaatttaagcacaatagatttctttccgagaaatggagtaaaataattggcaattgatgcgcaagttaaaatcatcaacaagtaacacaccatttattatTGAAATACATTTCCCCATAAAGGGAAATAcataatttccactcacgaatatgtaagaacgcaaaacacattgaaaatactcacaaagcatagaaTTAGTTAAAATAGCCATatatgggcatgacttgagttcataagcttttaggcaattctattttcgaagtcaattcggagtagttgaatcaaggctcatttcataacctttctcacatcatttcttttcattggcaccattggccacaagtataactttcactcttggcacgttggtcacactttatatccccaattcacttatttcactt
This DNA window, taken from Nicotiana tabacum cultivar K326 chromosome 4, ASM71507v2, whole genome shotgun sequence, encodes the following:
- the LOC142180059 gene encoding uncharacterized protein LOC142180059, which codes for MGQALADHLIENLVDRDYEPCTMYFLNEEVLFAREDIAESYPVWRIFFDGAVNFKGVGIGAVLISKSGHHYPASAKIRFPCTNNMAEYEEFILGIRMDVDMNVKELLVIEDSDLLIHQVQGEWSTKNVKILLYLHCVKELCKKFMKIEFKHVPRIQNELSTSLQLYLP